One genomic segment of Actinoplanes ianthinogenes includes these proteins:
- a CDS encoding acyl-CoA dehydrogenase family protein, with product MGPDFALDDAQEAIVRLAGEVLSDDDGSPRRLWKSLGQAGLPGLAVPAELGGAGLGAVATGLLLTEIGRHAAPVPAWSTLSLGVLPVARFGSSRQQRELLPPVLEGRVLTAALGDPVTATDDWRLTGTCRAVPDADQACRILVPAGGEGAVALVDPAAPGVTLERTPTSAGTAEFALRLEDVAAEPLGDGPADIERFAVAGACALGDGALAGALRMTAGHVRDRHQFGRPLATFQAVAQQIADVYVASRTMHLAALAASWHQDQDHDSGTPAATDLWTAAYWLSSAALPALRTCHHLHGGLGLDVAYPLHRHTALVRDLVRHLGGAEYCLDRLGGHGVHRPD from the coding sequence ATGGGTCCGGACTTCGCGCTCGACGACGCGCAGGAGGCGATCGTCCGCCTCGCCGGCGAGGTGCTGAGCGACGATGACGGCTCCCCGCGGCGACTGTGGAAGTCGCTCGGTCAGGCCGGCCTGCCCGGCCTCGCGGTGCCGGCCGAGCTCGGGGGCGCCGGGCTCGGCGCGGTGGCGACCGGCCTGCTGCTCACCGAGATCGGCCGCCACGCCGCGCCGGTGCCGGCCTGGTCCACGTTGTCCCTCGGGGTGCTCCCGGTGGCCCGTTTCGGCAGCTCGCGCCAGCAGCGGGAGCTGCTCCCGCCGGTCCTGGAGGGTCGCGTGCTGACCGCAGCCCTCGGTGATCCGGTGACGGCCACCGACGACTGGCGGCTCACCGGAACCTGCCGCGCCGTCCCCGACGCCGACCAGGCCTGCCGCATCCTGGTCCCGGCGGGCGGGGAAGGAGCCGTTGCCCTGGTGGATCCTGCCGCTCCCGGTGTCACGCTGGAACGCACCCCGACCTCGGCCGGGACTGCCGAGTTCGCGCTGCGCCTGGAGGACGTCGCCGCCGAACCGCTCGGCGACGGCCCGGCCGACATCGAGCGGTTCGCCGTCGCGGGGGCCTGCGCGCTCGGTGACGGCGCTCTGGCCGGCGCGCTCCGGATGACCGCCGGCCACGTGCGCGACCGCCACCAGTTCGGCCGCCCCCTGGCCACCTTCCAGGCCGTCGCCCAGCAGATCGCCGACGTCTACGTCGCCTCCCGCACGATGCATCTCGCCGCCCTGGCCGCCAGCTGGCACCAAGATCAAGACCACGATTCCGGTACGCCCGCAGCCACCGACCTGTGGACCGCCGCCTACTGGCTGAGCAGCGCGGCCCTCCCCGCCCTGCGCACCTGTCACCACCTGCACGGCGGCCTCGGCCTGGACGTCGCCTACCCACTGCACCGCCACACCGCCCTGGTCCGCGACCTGGTCCGGCACCTCGGCGGCGCGGAGTACTGCCTCGACCGGCTGGGAGGCCACGGTGTTCATCGACCTGACTGA